The genomic region CGAAGCCGCGTCGGTTCGCTCCGATCCGCACGAATCTTCGGAGACGCTTGTTGGAGCGGGCGTTACGCGGGAGGATGTGGTTTCGTGCGAAACCCCGCGAAACACTCCAACGCTCCAATGGGCAGGGCCGGAATTGAACCGGCGACACCCGCATTTTCAGTGCGGTGCTCTACCAACTGAGCTACCTGCCCGCTCGCCGGGCGTGGGTTGCACGCACGGCGGGGTGGACGGAACGATATCACGCCCCGAGGAAGCGTCAACACCCCGGGGGATGGGACGAGGACGGGCGGCCCGGTACCGTCAGGCGGCCTTGGCGACGACCCCGGGGGAGGACGAAGAGTCGGAGTTGGAACGAGCGCGTTCCATCTCGGTTGCCGCAGCGAGCAGGAACTGCCGTGGCGAACCGATCGTCCGCGCGGTGCGCTCGTCGAGGGTTGCGACTCCGATGGCGAGGGTGAGAGGGCTTCTCGTTCGAGCCTGGTCACCCCGAGAAAGGAGCGATGCCACGGATTCTGCGCCTCGGAGCGCGGCGATCCGGGGCGTGTCCGGCAGCAGGACGGCGAAACCGTTGGGGTCGAGGCGTGCGATCGTGCCGCCGAGATGGGAGAACTCGCGTCGCAGGACGGCGGCGGCGTTCAGGATCGCCTCATCGGCCGCGACTTGGCCCTCCGTTTGCGCGAGAGCGCCGAGGCCGCCGATCGCGAAGCGGATCAGTGAGAGCGGACCCGGATTCCGCACCGCGTGTTCGAAAGCGAGGCGGAGCGACCGCTCGAAGACCGTGGCGCACTGCACGCCGGTGAGGGGGTCGAAGTCCTGATCGGAGTCGATGCGGTGAGCAAGCGTCCGTGTGTCCGCGTCGTCGGGGCCGCACGCGCTCGACAACTCGGCGAGGCGTGCGTGGGCCTCAGTGATGATCGACTCGGCGGTCGGGATCTCGCCGGTCTGAAGGCGGAGCAGGCGTCCGAGTTCCACGGCGCTCTCGGTGACTTTGTGGAGCAGCGCATCGACGCCGGATGGTTCGAGCCTGAACCAGTCGCGCGCGCGCTGGTAGAGCCTGCGCAGCGCCGGGACCGCGTCAGCATCCGTGATCGTGTCGTGGAAAAGGTTGCCGAGCGCCACGCATCGGACGAGTTCGCAACACCCCATCGGCGCGGCCGTGGGT from Synechococcales cyanobacterium CNB harbors:
- a CDS encoding HDOD domain-containing protein encodes the protein MNQQLLEQVLACPTLPTLPTVAVRILQLTADADVSLEEVADVIEKDQGLSAKVLRTVNSPLYGLRQRCGSISRAIVLMGLGPVKSLAIGFSLVSAVDDDSDPRFDYVSYWRRGLVTAAAARIVAHDVGLKQADEAFLGGLLQDVGMVALYRTLGADYLRVLDAAGGDHRQLVKHELAALDTQHPDIGAMLAQRWRLPDELVLPIKYHERPTAAPMGCCELVRCVALGNLFHDTITDADAVPALRRLYQRARDWFRLEPSGVDALLHKVTESAVELGRLLRLQTGEIPTAESIITEAHARLAELSSACGPDDADTRTLAHRIDSDQDFDPLTGVQCATVFERSLRLAFEHAVRNPGPLSLIRFAIGGLGALAQTEGQVAADEAILNAAAVLRREFSHLGGTIARLDPNGFAVLLPDTPRIAALRGAESVASLLSRGDQARTRSPLTLAIGVATLDERTARTIGSPRQFLLAAATEMERARSNSDSSSSPGVVAKAA